A single Vespa crabro chromosome 21, iyVesCrab1.2, whole genome shotgun sequence DNA region contains:
- the LOC124431449 gene encoding serine-rich adhesin for platelets-like isoform X1 → MVYERGFDMVETMPQTVPSAAGYSPSFDYSTFQFDLSLLPDDYGGIGNGQNNLKPTQIKQEACSPRPCSPITTTSKITTTTAITTTTANYPSPAYTGTGPCELPLSPNYSHENSPGYPTSPYYVPRSPQSAQFYPTSPEPPSSKQPIKREKSLDLLAILQESRLLAESLGYREDSTDCTVPCTPPRTEEDIYNSLDADFFAKKEDASTVQGQHPLLKEILFKEEPRSATNSVCSNSPSSSSSSSSSSSSSSLSSSSSSSSSSSSSSSSSSPSLSLSLSLSSSSSSSSSSSSSSSSSSSSSSSSSSSSSSSSSSSSSTASSSPGPIEYESTSPLRELLFKGVRKDFINNLQQQTTSIKINQAKIERQQDIITRSNPLEKEEELFKDTEKSDHQLLREVLRDTSFQRKYNLRPVDLGGVGTGYVEDMESGECVGDLAREQIEPVLSLAIQQLQKDFDNTCVALGIHPEPRRWSAADVAAWVQWARRQLQLPSVPLESFNVDGATLASLTEEEFCQRAPQCGGMLHAQLEIWKAAVEESPRNTLAASWSPTGVVQTPVNPVTTTPTSAVVNVNSVNVKGSTCTIDFSDDEDDDCSNGQTGNNVNGTNPPGKMRNGGSHIHLWQFLKELLQSPGVHGSCIRWLDRGKGVFKIEDSVRVARLWGKRKNRPAMNYDKLSRSIRQYYKKGIMKKTERSQRLVYQFCHPYCL, encoded by the exons atgcCGCAAACAGTGCCTTCAGCGGCTGGCTATTCGCCGTCTTTCGACTACAGTACCTTTCAATTCGATTTGTCTCTTCTTCCCGATGATTATGGTGGTATTGGTAATGGTCAAAACAATTTAAAACCAACTCAGATAAAGCAGGAGGCTTGTTCGCCGCGTCCTTGTTCCCCGATAACAACGACgtcaaaaataacaactacAACAGCGATCACAACGACAACGGCGAATTATCCAAGTCCAGCTTATACCGGTACTGGGCCTTGCGAGTTACCATTGTCGCCAAATTATTCTCACGAAAATTCACCTGGATATCCTACGAGCCCTTATTACGTACCAAGAAGTCCCCAAAGTGCACAGTTTTATCCGACCAGTCCTGAACCCCCTTCGAGCAAACAACCTatcaaaagagagaagagtctCGATTTGCTTGCAATACTTCAAGAATCCAG GCTCTTAGCCGAGAGTCTAGGATATCGTGAAGATTCGACGGATTGTACGGTACCATGTACACCGCCGAGAACCGAGGAGGACATTTACAATAGTCTGGATGCTGATTTTTTTGCTAAAAAAGAGGACGCCAGTACTGTCCAAGGTCAACATCCCTTGTTAAAAGAGATACTTTTCAAGGAGGAGCCACGTTCAGCTACAAACAGTGTTTGTAGTaattctccttcctcttcctcctcctcctcttcttcgtcatcatcatcgtcattatcgtcatcgtcatcgtcgtcatcttcttcctcttcctcttcttcttcgtcctcgccttcgttatcgttatcgttatcgttatcatcgtcctcatcgtcgtcgtcgtcgtcgtcgtcgtcgtcgtcgtcgtcgtcatcatcatcatcatcatcatcatcgtcctcgtcatcgtcctcgtcatcgtcatcatcgacTGCTTCGTCCTCGCCAGGACCTATCGAGTACGAGAGCACGTCGCCATTACGCGAGTTACTCTTCAAAGGTGTTAGAAAGGATTTCATCAATAATCTTCAACAACAGACAACATCGATTAAAATCAATCAGGCAAAAATAGAAAGACAACAAGACATTATAACAAGGAGTAATCCTCttgagaaggaagaggaattGTTTAAGGATACTGAAAAAAGTGATCATCAATTACTCCGCGAGGTATTAAGGGATACGAGCTTTCAAAGGAAATACAATTTGAGACCGGTTGATCTTGGTGGGGTTGGTACTGGTTACGTCGAGGACATGGAGTCTGGTGAATGTGTCGGTGATCTGGCAAGAGAACAAATTGAACCAGTCCTTAGCCTTGCGATTCAACAATTACAAAAGGACTTTGATAATACCTGCGTTGCTTTGGGTATTCATCCTG AGCCCAGACGTTGGAGCGCGGCTGACGTTGCCGCATGGGTACAATGGGCTAGGAGACAATTGCAATTGCCGTCTGTGCCCTTGGAAAGTTTCAACGTCGATGGCGCAACTTTGGCATCCCTGACGGAAGAAGAGTTCTGTCAAAGAGCACCGCAG TGCGGCGGTATGTTACATGCACAATTGGAAATTTGGAAAGCCGCGGTCGAGGAATCACCTAGGAATACATTGGCGGCATCTTGGAGTCCAACTGGTGTAGTACAAACACCGGTCAATCCAGTGACAACCACACCAACGTCCGCCGTTGTCAATGTTAATTCTGTCAACGTCAAAGGTTCGACTTGTACAATTGATTTCTCCGACG ACGAGGATGACGATTGCAGTAACGGTCAAACAGGTAACAACGTTAATGGCACCAATCCACCTGGTAAAATGCGAAATGGTGGTTCACATATTCACCTATGGCAATTCCTAAAGGAACTACTACAGAGCCCAGGAGTGCATGGTTCCTGTATACGTTGGTTGGATCGCGGAAAGGGTGTTTTCAAAATCGAAGATTCAGTTAGGGTTGCCAGGCTATGGGGTAAACGTAAGAATCGTCCTGCGATGAATTACGATAAGCTTAGCCGTAGCATTAGGCAATATTACAAGAAGGGTATAATGAAGAAAACTGAACGTAGCCAGAGACTAGTTTATCAATTTTGTCATCCTTATTGTCTTTga
- the LOC124431449 gene encoding serine-rich adhesin for platelets-like isoform X2, giving the protein MVYERGFDMVETMPQTVPSAAGYSPSFDYSTFQFDLSLLPDDYGGIGNGQNNLKPTQIKQEACSPRPCSPITTTSKITTTTAITTTTANYPSPAYTGTGPCELPLSPNYSHENSPGYPTSPYYVPRSPQSAQFYPTSPEPPSSKQPIKREKSLDLLAILQESRLLAESLGYREDSTDCTVPCTPPRTEEDIYNSLDADFFAKKEDASTVQGQHPLLKEILFKEEPRSATNSVCSNSPSSSSSSSSSSSSSSLSSSSSSSSSSSSSSSSSSPSLSLSLSLSSSSSSSSSSSSSSSSSSSSSSSSSSSSSSSSSSSSSTASSSPGPIEYESTSPLRELLFKGVRKDFINNLQQQTTSIKINQAKIERQQDIITRSNPLEKEEELFKDTEKSDHQLLREVLRDTSFQRKYNLRPVDLGGVGTGYVEDMESGECVGDLAREQIEPVLSLAIQQLQKDFDNTCVALGIHPEPRRWSAADVAAWVQWARRQLQLPSVPLESFNVDGATLASLTEEEFCQRAPQCGGMLHAQLEIWKAAVEESPRNTLAASWSPTGVVQTPVNPVTTTPTSAVVNVNSVNVKDEDDDCSNGQTGNNVNGTNPPGKMRNGGSHIHLWQFLKELLQSPGVHGSCIRWLDRGKGVFKIEDSVRVARLWGKRKNRPAMNYDKLSRSIRQYYKKGIMKKTERSQRLVYQFCHPYCL; this is encoded by the exons atgcCGCAAACAGTGCCTTCAGCGGCTGGCTATTCGCCGTCTTTCGACTACAGTACCTTTCAATTCGATTTGTCTCTTCTTCCCGATGATTATGGTGGTATTGGTAATGGTCAAAACAATTTAAAACCAACTCAGATAAAGCAGGAGGCTTGTTCGCCGCGTCCTTGTTCCCCGATAACAACGACgtcaaaaataacaactacAACAGCGATCACAACGACAACGGCGAATTATCCAAGTCCAGCTTATACCGGTACTGGGCCTTGCGAGTTACCATTGTCGCCAAATTATTCTCACGAAAATTCACCTGGATATCCTACGAGCCCTTATTACGTACCAAGAAGTCCCCAAAGTGCACAGTTTTATCCGACCAGTCCTGAACCCCCTTCGAGCAAACAACCTatcaaaagagagaagagtctCGATTTGCTTGCAATACTTCAAGAATCCAG GCTCTTAGCCGAGAGTCTAGGATATCGTGAAGATTCGACGGATTGTACGGTACCATGTACACCGCCGAGAACCGAGGAGGACATTTACAATAGTCTGGATGCTGATTTTTTTGCTAAAAAAGAGGACGCCAGTACTGTCCAAGGTCAACATCCCTTGTTAAAAGAGATACTTTTCAAGGAGGAGCCACGTTCAGCTACAAACAGTGTTTGTAGTaattctccttcctcttcctcctcctcctcttcttcgtcatcatcatcgtcattatcgtcatcgtcatcgtcgtcatcttcttcctcttcctcttcttcttcgtcctcgccttcgttatcgttatcgttatcgttatcatcgtcctcatcgtcgtcgtcgtcgtcgtcgtcgtcgtcgtcgtcgtcgtcatcatcatcatcatcatcatcatcgtcctcgtcatcgtcctcgtcatcgtcatcatcgacTGCTTCGTCCTCGCCAGGACCTATCGAGTACGAGAGCACGTCGCCATTACGCGAGTTACTCTTCAAAGGTGTTAGAAAGGATTTCATCAATAATCTTCAACAACAGACAACATCGATTAAAATCAATCAGGCAAAAATAGAAAGACAACAAGACATTATAACAAGGAGTAATCCTCttgagaaggaagaggaattGTTTAAGGATACTGAAAAAAGTGATCATCAATTACTCCGCGAGGTATTAAGGGATACGAGCTTTCAAAGGAAATACAATTTGAGACCGGTTGATCTTGGTGGGGTTGGTACTGGTTACGTCGAGGACATGGAGTCTGGTGAATGTGTCGGTGATCTGGCAAGAGAACAAATTGAACCAGTCCTTAGCCTTGCGATTCAACAATTACAAAAGGACTTTGATAATACCTGCGTTGCTTTGGGTATTCATCCTG AGCCCAGACGTTGGAGCGCGGCTGACGTTGCCGCATGGGTACAATGGGCTAGGAGACAATTGCAATTGCCGTCTGTGCCCTTGGAAAGTTTCAACGTCGATGGCGCAACTTTGGCATCCCTGACGGAAGAAGAGTTCTGTCAAAGAGCACCGCAG TGCGGCGGTATGTTACATGCACAATTGGAAATTTGGAAAGCCGCGGTCGAGGAATCACCTAGGAATACATTGGCGGCATCTTGGAGTCCAACTGGTGTAGTACAAACACCGGTCAATCCAGTGACAACCACACCAACGTCCGCCGTTGTCAATGTTAATTCTGTCAACGTCAAAG ACGAGGATGACGATTGCAGTAACGGTCAAACAGGTAACAACGTTAATGGCACCAATCCACCTGGTAAAATGCGAAATGGTGGTTCACATATTCACCTATGGCAATTCCTAAAGGAACTACTACAGAGCCCAGGAGTGCATGGTTCCTGTATACGTTGGTTGGATCGCGGAAAGGGTGTTTTCAAAATCGAAGATTCAGTTAGGGTTGCCAGGCTATGGGGTAAACGTAAGAATCGTCCTGCGATGAATTACGATAAGCTTAGCCGTAGCATTAGGCAATATTACAAGAAGGGTATAATGAAGAAAACTGAACGTAGCCAGAGACTAGTTTATCAATTTTGTCATCCTTATTGTCTTTga